In Nothobranchius furzeri strain GRZ-AD chromosome 19, NfurGRZ-RIMD1, whole genome shotgun sequence, the following are encoded in one genomic region:
- the LOC107394946 gene encoding nucleolar protein dao-5 isoform X1 — protein MPRRSANSDTARRSPEDSCGTDDDDYTPLSKLPVKSRRNRKDSCDNGDVSPNSEPSKASDDSSDDEPLIKKKKVSAAKKPKKETKSPKSSSGKPANTDSNSDNEPLMKTTKAASKATKKQSSETPKRSAKRKKKAATPEKDDSSDDEPLSETAEKLRSKRKRKASGVSPRKAATPTLKSQRNAAKESVNYAETSSEHSSDDEQLVVMKKEARASSNRKPAGKRSLKDASSDEDDVPLADIVSRKKAERKTGRATKKTKETSDGSSEEEPLARLVRKTPANQRRRPKREASTQKKKTTPKRSRKKPEADESSHASEDESASRMWEHPEVTKRVRIVLKRCDVKASTGSPKKSSNGEPANGNTNGSSDEE, from the exons ATGCCCCGCCGCTCCGCTAACTCCGACACGGCGCGTCGGTCTCCAG aggacagctgCGGCACTGATGATGACGACTACACTCCGCTGTCGAAGCTTCCTGTGAAGTCACGCAGAAACAGGAAGGATTCGTGTGACAACGGTGACGTGTCCCCCAACTCTGAACCAAGCAAAG CTTCTGATGATTCCTCGGACGACGAGCCGCtgataaagaagaagaaagtttCCGCGGCaaaaaaacccaaaaaggaaACGAAATCTCCCAAATCCAGCAGCGGAAAACCCGCAAACACAG ATTCCAACTCCGACAACGAGCCTCTAATGAAAACCACCAAAGCTGCTTCTAAAGCCACGAAGAAGCAAAGCTCAGAGACGCCTAAAAGGTCcgccaagaggaagaagaaag CGGCGACCCCGGAGAAGGACGACAGCTCCGATGACGAACCTCTGAGCGAAACGGCCGAGAAGCTTCGGTCGAAGCGGAAAAGAAAAGCGTCCGGTGTTTCTCCTCGTAAAGCAGCAACTCCGACTCTCAAATCCCAGAGGAACGCAGCCAAGGAGAGCG tgAATTATGCCGAGACGTCCAGCGAGCACAGCTCAGACGACGAGCAGCTGGTGGTGATGAAGAAGGAGGCGAGAGCTTCGTCCAACAGAAAACCAGCTGGGAAAAGATCCCTGAAGG atgCCAGCTCAGATGAAGACGACGTTCCTCTCGCAGACATCGTCAGCAGGAAGAAAGCAGAGAGGAAAACGGGCAGAGCCACGAAAAAGACAAAAG AAACCAGCGACGGAAGCTCTGAGGAAGAACCGCTGGCTCGTCTGGTGAGGAAGACTCCCGCAAACCAGCGAAGAAGACCCAAACGGGAGGCGTCGACTCAGAAGAAGAAAACCACTCCTAAAAGGTCCAGAAAGAAGCCGGAGGCAG ATGAATCGAGCCACGCTTCCGAAGACGAATCTGCGAGCAGGATGTGGGAACATCCCGAGGTGACCAAACGGGTGCGGATCGTACTGAAGAGGTGTGACGTCAAAGCCTCAACAGGAAGTCCGAAGAAGTCCAGTAACG GAGAACCGGCCAACGGGAACACCAACGGTTCCTCGGATGAAGAGTAA
- the rbm43 gene encoding RNA-binding protein 43 translates to MEFQVEATVCLDRVPDEEEVLRLLRSYGFHMWYLNRDEVRFRGSLQNFKAVKARVEEADEARARPSSHVPAVVSGAVSSYYKSSPYPSVSGPASPGYGISPPPDLRASGGETIVVDADVFRYADQLRRKDLENILICHNVKMKKEEGGDSISITLWGRSRRTAAHKLQNLLEDLNKSLRTQEVPLKNLNRHGQALLQTIRDSRNISGSVLVVETDDRLHLIGPSKDSYELKQGLLGEPVDQSGSRRRTSDKTPRGRRSSSLPPTNKRSGGVAGFPLMDKNQTGGSVRSRDPKRSFSNIEEKKLTERSNEKKNLVLRFKQLFKKSPREAKQ, encoded by the coding sequence ATGGAATTCCAGGTGGAAGCCACTGTCTGTCTGGACAGAGTTCCTGATGAAGAGGAGGTGCTGAGACTTCTCAGGAGCTACGGCTTTCACATGTGGTATCTGAACAGGGACGAGGTCCGCTTTCGAGGATCTCTTCAGAACTTCAAAGCTGTGAAGGCGCGTGTGGAGGAGGCCGATGAGGCTAGAGCGAGGCCATCCTCACACGTTCCCGCAGTTGTCTCTGGAGCAGTTTCCAGCTACTACAAGTCTTCACCGTACCCTTCTGTATCAGGTCCAGCCTCTCCGGGCTACGGGATCTCCCCGCCTCCGGACCTCCGGGCGTCTGGAGGAGAGACGATTGTCGTTGATGCAGATGTCTTCAGATACGCCGACCAGTTGAGGAGGAAAGACCTCGAGAACATCCTGATCTGCCACAATGTTAAAATGAAGAAGGAGGAAGGTGGAGACAGCATCAGCATCACACTATGGGGGAGGAGCCGCAGGACCGCGGCCCACAAGCTCCAGAATCTCCTGGAGGACCTAAACAAATCTCTTAGGACTCAGGAAGTCCCTCTGAAGAACCTGAACCGTCATGGACAAGCTCTGTTGCAGACCATCAGAGACAGCAGAAACATCTCCGGGTCGGTTCTGGTTGTTGAGACTGATGACCGACTCCACCTCATCGGCCCGTCCAAAGACAGCTACGAGCTGAAGCAAGGCCTGCTGGGAGAGCCAGTCGACCAATCAGGGAGCAGAAGAAGGACCAGTGATAAAACACCcagagggaggaggagcagctctCTGCCACCAACCAATAAAAGGTCAGGAGGAGTCGCTGGTTTCCCGTTGATGGATAAAAACCAGACAGGAGGTTCCGTTCGGAGCCGAGATCCAAAACGAAGCTTCTCCAATATCGAAGAAAAGAAACTGACTGAACGATCTAACGAGAAAAAGAATCTTGTATTAAGGTTcaaacagctgtttaaaaaatcACCGCGGGAAGCGAAGCAGTAG
- the LOC107394946 gene encoding nucleolar protein dao-5 isoform X2, with the protein MRVAIARDGNDSSEDSCGTDDDDYTPLSKLPVKSRRNRKDSCDNGDVSPNSEPSKASDDSSDDEPLIKKKKVSAAKKPKKETKSPKSSSGKPANTDSNSDNEPLMKTTKAASKATKKQSSETPKRSAKRKKKAATPEKDDSSDDEPLSETAEKLRSKRKRKASGVSPRKAATPTLKSQRNAAKESVNYAETSSEHSSDDEQLVVMKKEARASSNRKPAGKRSLKDASSDEDDVPLADIVSRKKAERKTGRATKKTKETSDGSSEEEPLARLVRKTPANQRRRPKREASTQKKKTTPKRSRKKPEADESSHASEDESASRMWEHPEVTKRVRIVLKRCDVKASTGSPKKSSNGEPANGNTNGSSDEE; encoded by the exons atgcgtgttgcgattgcaagagatggaaatgacagttcag aggacagctgCGGCACTGATGATGACGACTACACTCCGCTGTCGAAGCTTCCTGTGAAGTCACGCAGAAACAGGAAGGATTCGTGTGACAACGGTGACGTGTCCCCCAACTCTGAACCAAGCAAAG CTTCTGATGATTCCTCGGACGACGAGCCGCtgataaagaagaagaaagtttCCGCGGCaaaaaaacccaaaaaggaaACGAAATCTCCCAAATCCAGCAGCGGAAAACCCGCAAACACAG ATTCCAACTCCGACAACGAGCCTCTAATGAAAACCACCAAAGCTGCTTCTAAAGCCACGAAGAAGCAAAGCTCAGAGACGCCTAAAAGGTCcgccaagaggaagaagaaag CGGCGACCCCGGAGAAGGACGACAGCTCCGATGACGAACCTCTGAGCGAAACGGCCGAGAAGCTTCGGTCGAAGCGGAAAAGAAAAGCGTCCGGTGTTTCTCCTCGTAAAGCAGCAACTCCGACTCTCAAATCCCAGAGGAACGCAGCCAAGGAGAGCG tgAATTATGCCGAGACGTCCAGCGAGCACAGCTCAGACGACGAGCAGCTGGTGGTGATGAAGAAGGAGGCGAGAGCTTCGTCCAACAGAAAACCAGCTGGGAAAAGATCCCTGAAGG atgCCAGCTCAGATGAAGACGACGTTCCTCTCGCAGACATCGTCAGCAGGAAGAAAGCAGAGAGGAAAACGGGCAGAGCCACGAAAAAGACAAAAG AAACCAGCGACGGAAGCTCTGAGGAAGAACCGCTGGCTCGTCTGGTGAGGAAGACTCCCGCAAACCAGCGAAGAAGACCCAAACGGGAGGCGTCGACTCAGAAGAAGAAAACCACTCCTAAAAGGTCCAGAAAGAAGCCGGAGGCAG ATGAATCGAGCCACGCTTCCGAAGACGAATCTGCGAGCAGGATGTGGGAACATCCCGAGGTGACCAAACGGGTGCGGATCGTACTGAAGAGGTGTGACGTCAAAGCCTCAACAGGAAGTCCGAAGAAGTCCAGTAACG GAGAACCGGCCAACGGGAACACCAACGGTTCCTCGGATGAAGAGTAA